The Faecalibacter sp. LW9 genome has a segment encoding these proteins:
- a CDS encoding 3'-5' exonuclease — translation MLTQIPYKKILFLDIETVPQTDDWNLLSERTQELWAKKTAFQRNNDEISPEDFYHERAGIMAEFGKIVCISCGIVVNENYIHMKSFYGHDEEKILRDFNQMLVENYFKPDHLLCAHNGKEFDFPYIARRMMIHQIEIPRILQLFGKKPWEVPHLDTMELWKFGDYKHYTSLDLLANIFEIETPKDDIDGSQVAKVYYDENNIERIKAYCEKDVVTLINVFRKMRYESILMRKEDL, via the coding sequence ATGTTAACTCAAATACCGTATAAAAAAATATTATTCCTCGACATTGAAACAGTTCCACAAACTGATGACTGGAATTTGTTGAGTGAACGCACCCAAGAACTCTGGGCGAAGAAAACCGCTTTCCAACGCAACAATGATGAAATCTCACCGGAAGATTTCTATCACGAGCGTGCAGGAATCATGGCTGAATTCGGAAAAATAGTATGCATCTCGTGTGGTATCGTGGTCAATGAAAATTATATCCATATGAAGAGCTTTTACGGTCATGATGAAGAGAAAATATTACGCGATTTCAATCAAATGTTAGTTGAAAACTATTTCAAGCCCGATCATTTGCTTTGTGCACATAATGGAAAAGAATTTGACTTCCCTTATATCGCCCGTCGTATGATGATTCATCAAATTGAAATTCCAAGAATCCTTCAATTGTTCGGAAAAAAACCATGGGAAGTTCCGCATTTGGATACGATGGAATTGTGGAAATTTGGTGATTATAAACATTATACTTCATTGGATTTATTGGCCAATATATTTGAGATTGAAACGCCAAAAGATGATATCGATGGTTCTCAGGTCGCTAAAGTATATTATGATGAAAACAATATCGAACGCATTAAAGCCTATTGTGAAAAAGATGTGGTAACACTAATCAATGTATTTCGGAAGATGCGTTATGAATCGATTTTAATGCGAAAAGAAGATCTATAA
- a CDS encoding DUF4296 domain-containing protein, with translation MRKLIYICIICLGLTACNRPYIEKPDDLLSKSEMVDVLVEIYKSQQMINSVPSQSGNQILDIAKNTLYIFQEQEMTYQQFEGSYKYYFANPKEYQKILDDVKEELTNQLSEEERNRMEQLRAETQQQQPKQ, from the coding sequence ATGAGAAAGTTAATTTACATCTGTATCATTTGTTTGGGATTAACGGCATGTAATCGCCCTTACATCGAAAAACCTGATGATTTATTAAGTAAATCGGAAATGGTCGATGTATTGGTCGAAATATACAAGAGTCAACAAATGATCAATAGTGTTCCATCACAATCTGGAAATCAAATTTTAGATATTGCGAAGAATACATTGTATATTTTCCAAGAACAAGAGATGACGTATCAACAGTTTGAAGGGAGTTATAAATATTACTTTGCAAACCCTAAAGAGTATCAAAAAATCTTAGACGACGTAAAGGAAGAATTAACCAACCAATTGTCGGAAGAAGAGCGTAATCGTATGGAACAATTACGTGCAGAAACACAACAGCAACAACCAAAACAATAA
- a CDS encoding hemolysin family protein, with protein MDTYSQISTLFLVANHNVADEISIAKLLLTIFLVFLNGFFVAAEFAIVKVRSSQIEVSQDINAGVSNVAKTIVNNLDAYLAATQLGITLASLGLGWVGESSLMPVIVKLFDVLGLTGPQWVAFAQNFSFIIAFVIITILHIVFGELAPKSLAIQYPTKTTFTVAWPLRIFYFVFRPVIWLMNGLANMILRVIGVKPIHGGEIHSEEELKMIISESSDGGAIEESERDLIQNVFEFDDRRVINIQTLRKNISAINVTTSVKEAIDYAIEEGYSRYPVYEESLDNIIGILYTKDLMKQLMANPNQQDIRGLLREPLFISESAMIKHVLKQFQKKRVQMAVVTNEVGEVAGIVSMEDILEELVGEIQDEYDNEDPIVERIDKGIYLVNAHNTISDINRLLPYKFEESEHYDTLAGLIAEICYDRELEVEDVIEIADYTGIVKKMYRNSVEKILLTIHDGIEIEEELEEEN; from the coding sequence ATGGATACATACTCCCAGATTTCGACATTGTTTTTAGTTGCTAATCACAATGTCGCCGATGAAATTTCAATAGCAAAATTATTGCTAACAATTTTCCTTGTCTTTTTAAATGGTTTTTTCGTAGCTGCGGAATTTGCCATTGTAAAGGTAAGATCTTCCCAAATTGAAGTGAGCCAGGATATTAATGCTGGTGTATCGAATGTTGCCAAAACGATCGTAAACAATCTTGATGCTTATCTTGCTGCAACGCAGTTGGGTATTACTTTAGCCTCTTTAGGTTTAGGATGGGTTGGTGAATCATCGTTAATGCCAGTTATCGTCAAATTATTTGATGTTTTAGGTTTAACTGGTCCACAATGGGTAGCATTTGCACAAAACTTCTCATTCATTATTGCTTTCGTTATCATTACCATTTTACACATTGTTTTTGGTGAATTAGCTCCTAAATCCTTAGCGATTCAATACCCTACCAAAACAACGTTTACAGTGGCATGGCCATTACGCATTTTTTATTTCGTATTCAGACCAGTGATTTGGTTAATGAACGGATTGGCTAATATGATTTTACGAGTAATTGGGGTAAAACCAATTCATGGGGGTGAAATTCACTCTGAGGAGGAACTTAAGATGATTATTTCAGAGAGTTCTGATGGTGGAGCGATTGAAGAATCAGAGCGTGATTTGATTCAAAATGTATTTGAATTTGATGATCGCCGTGTGATTAATATCCAAACATTGCGTAAGAATATTTCAGCGATTAATGTGACCACTTCTGTTAAGGAGGCTATTGATTATGCCATCGAAGAAGGATATTCGCGTTATCCTGTTTATGAAGAGTCGTTAGATAATATCATTGGTATTTTATATACAAAGGATTTGATGAAACAATTGATGGCAAATCCTAATCAACAAGATATTCGTGGACTATTGCGTGAACCTTTATTTATTTCAGAAAGTGCAATGATTAAGCACGTACTGAAACAATTCCAAAAGAAACGTGTCCAAATGGCTGTGGTAACCAATGAAGTAGGGGAAGTCGCAGGAATTGTTTCGATGGAGGATATTCTAGAAGAATTGGTAGGAGAAATCCAAGATGAATATGATAATGAAGATCCAATTGTAGAACGTATCGATAAAGGAATTTATCTTGTAAATGCGCACAATACCATCTCTGATATCAACCGCTTATTGCCTTACAAATTCGAAGAATCAGAACATTATGATACGCTTGCAGGTCTTATCGCAGAAATCTGTTATGACCGTGAGTTAGAAGTCGAAGATGTTATTGAAATTGCAGACTATACGGGTATAGTGAAGAAGATGTACCGTAATTCGGTAGAAAAAATTCTTCTAACCATCCATGATGGAATTGAAATTGAAGAAGAACTTGAAGAAGAAAACTAA
- the recJ gene encoding single-stranded-DNA-specific exonuclease RecJ: protein MEKKWQIKEQPLPEVVEEVRNTLNVSESIAILLAQRGITDFDTAKSFFNPSLEELHDPFKMKDMDVAVSRIKWAIDNEEKILIFGDYDVDGTTAVTLMYEFLSSIYPHVSYYIPDRNHEGYGISYQSIDHAIAQNISLVIALDCGIKAHEQIDYANSKNIDFIICDHHLPDKSIPNAYAVLDPKRKGCHYPYKELSGCGVGFKLVQAYIKQFQLSTEIIDSLLDLVAVSIAADIVPITGENRILAYSGLKRLNTSPRMGFDQMIPTNIKGNVTISNVVFSIAPKINAAGRIKHGSEAVRFMLSKNVEDCKKYLADINTLNNERKKLDLEITEQALEQLKGIDQSKTFSTIVYHPEWNKGVIGIVASRLVDMYYKPTLVFTKNNEGELVASARSVQEYDMYQAIEKNAHLLTQFGGHMAAAGLALKEENFEAFKQAFEQTVKQENNDSHFYPVLEIDKKISFNDISKSFLETLMRMAPFGPENMTPVFLSTNLIATDFRLVGKEHARLYVHQKNTRSTFAAIGFKLGKFGKKLQEGCAFDMVYTIGMNYWQGKGTWQLNIKDIRFRE from the coding sequence ATGGAAAAAAAATGGCAAATAAAAGAGCAACCTTTACCAGAAGTGGTGGAGGAGGTAAGAAACACGCTAAATGTTTCTGAAAGCATTGCTATTTTATTAGCTCAACGAGGAATTACTGATTTTGATACTGCAAAATCATTCTTCAACCCATCACTAGAAGAACTTCATGACCCATTTAAAATGAAAGATATGGATGTTGCTGTATCTCGAATAAAATGGGCTATCGATAACGAAGAAAAGATTTTAATCTTTGGAGATTATGATGTAGATGGAACGACAGCAGTCACGTTAATGTACGAATTTCTGTCGTCCATCTATCCTCATGTCTCTTACTACATTCCCGATCGTAACCACGAAGGTTACGGAATTTCTTACCAAAGTATTGATCACGCTATCGCTCAGAATATTTCCCTTGTTATTGCATTAGACTGTGGAATAAAAGCGCATGAGCAAATTGATTATGCCAATTCAAAGAATATTGATTTTATCATTTGTGATCACCACTTACCCGATAAATCTATTCCGAATGCTTATGCCGTATTAGATCCCAAGCGTAAAGGTTGTCATTATCCCTATAAAGAATTAAGTGGATGTGGGGTTGGTTTTAAATTGGTACAAGCTTATATCAAGCAGTTTCAACTTTCTACTGAAATTATCGATTCTTTATTGGATCTTGTTGCGGTAAGTATTGCCGCAGATATCGTTCCCATAACGGGAGAAAATCGAATCTTAGCTTATTCGGGTCTAAAGCGATTAAATACTTCGCCCCGCATGGGATTTGATCAAATGATTCCGACCAATATCAAAGGAAATGTAACCATTTCGAATGTCGTGTTTTCAATCGCACCAAAGATTAATGCTGCTGGACGTATAAAACATGGCTCGGAGGCCGTTCGATTTATGTTGAGTAAAAATGTTGAAGATTGTAAAAAGTATTTGGCAGATATCAATACCTTGAATAATGAGCGTAAAAAATTAGATCTCGAAATTACAGAACAAGCGTTGGAACAATTGAAAGGAATTGATCAAAGTAAAACATTTTCAACCATTGTATATCATCCTGAATGGAACAAAGGCGTAATTGGAATTGTGGCTTCACGATTGGTGGATATGTATTATAAGCCCACGTTGGTGTTTACAAAAAACAATGAAGGAGAATTAGTGGCTTCGGCACGTTCGGTTCAAGAATATGATATGTATCAAGCCATTGAAAAAAATGCACACTTGTTGACGCAATTTGGTGGACATATGGCAGCGGCTGGATTAGCGTTGAAAGAAGAAAATTTTGAAGCTTTTAAACAAGCCTTTGAGCAAACTGTAAAACAAGAAAATAACGATAGTCATTTCTATCCGGTGTTGGAAATTGACAAGAAAATTTCGTTCAATGATATTTCGAAATCTTTTTTAGAAACGTTAATGCGAATGGCTCCATTTGGACCTGAAAATATGACACCTGTTTTCTTATCTACGAATTTAATTGCAACCGATTTTCGTTTAGTAGGGAAAGAACACGCACGTTTATATGTGCATCAAAAAAATACCCGATCGACTTTTGCTGCCATTGGATTTAAATTAGGGAAATTTGGTAAAAAGCTACAAGAAGGATGTGCTTTCGATATGGTGTATACCATTGGGATGAATTATTGGCAAGGCAAAGGAACTTGGCAATTGAATATTAAAGATATCCGATTCAGAGAATAA
- a CDS encoding uroporphyrinogen-III synthase: MKVKSILVSQPKPQVDNSPYFEIEKRHKIKIDFRPFIQVVGVDGKEVRQQKIDFQKVTAVIFTSRNAIDHFFRIAEELRIQIPDTMKYFCESEAIAFYLQKYIVYRKRKVYIGEKVFSDMVPLFKKHKDEKFLLPASDVLKADVPALLDSLKLDWQVATLFRTVSSDLSDLEDVKYDILVFFTPSGIKSLFENFPDFVQDNTRIAVFGPTTVKAAKEMGLRIDIEVPTKETPSMTMALDKYVKEVNKSK; the protein is encoded by the coding sequence ATGAAAGTTAAATCGATATTAGTATCACAGCCTAAGCCACAAGTTGATAATTCTCCATATTTTGAAATTGAGAAACGTCACAAAATTAAAATTGATTTCCGTCCTTTTATTCAAGTAGTAGGAGTTGATGGTAAAGAAGTAAGACAGCAAAAAATCGATTTTCAGAAAGTTACTGCAGTTATTTTTACAAGTCGTAACGCCATTGACCACTTTTTCCGTATTGCTGAAGAATTAAGAATTCAGATTCCAGATACGATGAAGTATTTTTGTGAATCAGAAGCGATTGCTTTCTACTTACAAAAATATATCGTTTATAGAAAGCGTAAAGTGTATATTGGAGAGAAAGTATTCTCTGATATGGTTCCTTTGTTTAAGAAGCATAAAGACGAGAAATTCTTATTACCTGCATCTGACGTTTTAAAAGCGGATGTTCCTGCTTTATTGGACAGTTTAAAATTGGACTGGCAAGTAGCCACTTTATTCCGTACAGTTTCGAGTGATTTATCGGATTTAGAAGACGTAAAATATGATATTTTAGTTTTCTTTACACCTTCTGGTATCAAATCGTTATTTGAGAATTTCCCAGATTTCGTACAAGATAATACTCGTATCGCAGTGTTTGGACCAACAACTGTGAAAGCTGCCAAAGAGATGGGGTTACGCATTGATATCGAAGTTCCTACAAAAGAAACGCCTTCGATGACAATGGCATTAGATAAATATGTAAAAGAAGTAAATAAGTCAAAATAG
- the folB gene encoding dihydroneopterin aldolase has translation MGIIILENIKIYSNHGCLDEEARIGSDYLVDLEAHADFSKACESDELVDALDYVTLNNIVKEEVGIRSKLLEHVCKRVLDRIGQELTTVTYAKIKLSKVNPPIGGHVEKVSIILEKHF, from the coding sequence ATGGGAATTATTATTTTAGAAAATATTAAAATCTATTCGAATCACGGGTGTTTGGACGAAGAAGCACGCATTGGATCAGATTATTTGGTGGATTTAGAGGCACATGCTGATTTTAGTAAAGCGTGTGAGTCGGATGAATTGGTTGATGCCTTAGATTATGTCACGTTAAATAATATCGTGAAAGAGGAGGTGGGGATCCGTTCAAAATTATTAGAACATGTGTGTAAAAGGGTCTTAGATCGTATAGGTCAAGAACTTACCACGGTAACTTATGCCAAAATTAAATTATCTAAGGTAAATCCCCCTATTGGCGGGCATGTAGAAAAAGTAAGTATTATTTTAGAAAAACATTTTTAG
- a CDS encoding serine hydrolase has translation MKRLWKIIKWFLIIIALLLLALYFTGNDYIIRGVQLTYLKGEKTANIDDYKDFDNNVILAGTPRQWTPHPFYNTIENDATFEKELLDFGTAGYILIKDGQLLTEKYYHHYQEASLTNSFSMAKSILTMLIGKAIEDGYIKSFDQKLTDFIPEFKDDEYGKQATVRDLSAMTSGYDWEENYYFPLNPTAKAYYGDDVEGQMLKRQFISAPGGHFKYSSGDTQLLGIVLKRALKNKSIAQYAQETIWQPMGMEFDAQWSKDRADGMEKTYCCFNSTARDFAKLGQLLLNGGKWYDQQILDSAFVHQMITPNAKAFQPNEVPIYGHSIWMDPSYKTPFYALLGHLGQRIIVIPSLQMVVVRTGKTHNDQPQTNPIPDGDVYRLVDEAVRVNQKLN, from the coding sequence ATGAAAAGACTTTGGAAAATCATCAAATGGTTTTTAATAATTATCGCATTATTACTTCTCGCTCTGTATTTTACAGGAAACGACTATATCATTCGAGGAGTACAACTGACCTATCTCAAAGGCGAAAAAACAGCCAATATCGATGATTATAAAGATTTTGATAATAATGTCATTTTGGCAGGAACTCCACGACAATGGACACCGCATCCTTTCTATAATACCATTGAAAATGATGCCACCTTCGAGAAAGAATTATTGGATTTTGGTACAGCAGGGTATATCCTTATAAAAGATGGTCAACTTCTGACTGAAAAATATTATCACCATTATCAGGAAGCTTCGTTAACCAATTCTTTTTCTATGGCAAAATCGATCCTTACAATGTTAATAGGAAAAGCCATAGAAGATGGTTACATCAAAAGTTTTGATCAAAAATTGACCGATTTTATTCCTGAGTTTAAAGATGATGAATATGGAAAACAAGCCACAGTTCGTGATTTGTCAGCGATGACCTCGGGTTATGATTGGGAAGAAAATTATTACTTTCCATTAAATCCGACCGCAAAAGCGTACTACGGTGATGATGTCGAAGGGCAAATGCTCAAAAGACAATTTATATCAGCTCCAGGAGGACATTTTAAATATTCATCTGGGGATACCCAATTGTTAGGCATTGTATTGAAAAGAGCTTTAAAAAATAAATCAATTGCCCAATATGCACAAGAAACAATTTGGCAACCCATGGGCATGGAATTTGATGCTCAATGGTCGAAAGATCGAGCAGATGGGATGGAAAAAACCTATTGTTGTTTCAACTCAACAGCACGTGATTTTGCTAAATTGGGACAATTGCTTTTAAATGGTGGTAAATGGTATGATCAACAAATTTTAGATTCAGCATTTGTCCACCAAATGATTACACCGAATGCAAAAGCATTTCAGCCCAATGAAGTTCCAATATACGGACATTCCATTTGGATGGATCCTTCTTACAAAACTCCTTTTTATGCATTGCTAGGTCACTTGGGACAACGAATTATTGTTATTCCATCTCTTCAAATGGTGGTGGTACGAACAGGTAAGACGCACAACGATCAACCCCAAACCAACCCTATTCCAGATGGAGATGTATATCGCTTAGTAGATGAAGCAGTACGAGTAAATCAAAAACTTAATTAA
- a CDS encoding polyprenol monophosphomannose synthase has translation MSDKLVIIPTYNEKENIEAIIQAVLAVDGAFDILIVDDSSPDGTGEIIKRLIPTSNGRLHLEVRTTKDGLGRAYVHGFKWALAHDYQYIFEMDADFSHNPNDLPKLYEALVQGADVSVGSRYCKGVNVVNWPMERVLLSYFASKYVRIITNLPVHDATAGFVGYKAVVLKTLGLDEIKFKGYGFQIEMKYKSWIKKFKIQEVPIIFTDRTLGESKISSDIIGEAVFGVISLRLRNMFGKL, from the coding sequence ATGTCAGACAAATTGGTCATCATCCCGACATATAACGAAAAAGAAAATATAGAAGCGATTATTCAAGCGGTTCTAGCGGTAGATGGTGCATTTGATATCTTAATTGTAGATGATAGTTCTCCTGATGGAACAGGTGAGATTATCAAACGCTTAATTCCTACAAGTAACGGTCGATTACACCTTGAAGTTCGTACAACAAAAGATGGTTTAGGTCGTGCATATGTTCATGGCTTTAAATGGGCTTTAGCCCACGATTACCAATACATTTTTGAAATGGATGCCGATTTTTCGCATAACCCGAATGATTTGCCAAAATTGTATGAAGCACTGGTACAAGGAGCGGATGTGTCTGTAGGATCACGTTATTGCAAAGGTGTCAATGTGGTCAATTGGCCAATGGAACGTGTTTTGTTGTCCTATTTCGCCTCTAAATATGTTCGTATCATTACCAATTTACCGGTCCATGATGCGACAGCTGGTTTTGTGGGATATAAAGCGGTAGTTTTAAAAACATTAGGTTTAGATGAAATCAAATTTAAAGGCTATGGATTTCAAATTGAAATGAAGTACAAATCATGGATCAAGAAATTTAAAATTCAAGAGGTTCCTATTATTTTTACTGATCGCACCTTAGGAGAGTCGAAAATCAGTTCGGATATCATTGGTGAAGCAGTATTTGGCGTTATTTCGCTTCGCTTAAGAAATATGTTTGGTAAACTATGA
- a CDS encoding DUF4271 domain-containing protein, whose translation MKATDLISIARNPETNDIVLFILIVCLLIVCATKYLFAKNFKTLKNKTEYLSFTDDNTTIFSFIINILMIVLVSTLIVSHFDVKIANYNLSLPLQIIACFVIISAIMMVKLFIEMAYFKVFYKESTISFFMKSSSYVNARNVIILLTSGFLYFYSELPAEYIMFFWFGVLCINRIWEIYFRYSNQITNNKSIWYYNILYLCTLEILPIMVLAKLLIFW comes from the coding sequence ATGAAAGCAACAGATTTAATTAGCATTGCTCGAAACCCGGAAACCAACGATATTGTATTATTTATTCTTATCGTTTGTTTATTAATTGTTTGTGCAACAAAATATTTATTTGCTAAAAACTTTAAGACTTTAAAGAACAAAACGGAGTATTTAAGTTTTACAGATGATAATACCACCATTTTTAGTTTTATTATCAATATTTTGATGATCGTACTGGTTAGTACGCTAATTGTATCGCACTTTGATGTGAAGATTGCGAATTATAATCTTTCTTTACCGTTACAAATTATTGCATGTTTTGTGATTATTTCAGCAATTATGATGGTAAAACTATTCATTGAAATGGCTTATTTCAAAGTTTTTTACAAAGAAAGTACCATCTCATTTTTCATGAAAAGTTCCAGCTATGTCAATGCACGTAATGTTATTATTTTATTGACAAGTGGATTTCTTTATTTTTATTCGGAATTACCGGCAGAATACATTATGTTTTTCTGGTTTGGAGTATTATGCATTAACCGAATATGGGAAATTTATTTCAGATATTCGAATCAAATTACAAATAATAAGTCTATTTGGTATTACAATATTTTGTACCTTTGCACCCTAGAAATTTTGCCAATTATGGTATTAGCAAAACTGCTTATTTTTTGGTAA
- a CDS encoding superoxide dismutase, translating into MAFELPQLPYAVDALEPHIDAKTMEIHHGKHHAAYTTNLNAAIEGTDLADATIEEILAKGTDKPAVRNNGGGFYNHNLFWETLAPNAGGNPTGELAEAIDAAFGSFEAFKEEFSKAAATRFGSGWAWLVVVDGKLVVTSTPNQDNPLMPVADVQGQPILGLDVWEHAYYLNYQNRRPDYINAFFNVVNWEKVAELYAAAK; encoded by the coding sequence ATGGCTTTTGAATTACCACAATTACCATATGCAGTTGATGCATTAGAACCACACATTGATGCTAAAACAATGGAAATCCACCACGGAAAACACCATGCAGCATATACGACAAACTTAAATGCAGCAATCGAAGGTACAGATTTAGCTGATGCAACAATCGAAGAGATTTTAGCAAAAGGTACAGATAAACCAGCGGTACGTAACAATGGTGGAGGTTTTTACAACCACAACTTATTTTGGGAAACATTAGCTCCAAATGCAGGAGGAAACCCTACAGGAGAATTAGCAGAAGCAATCGATGCTGCTTTCGGATCATTCGAAGCATTCAAAGAGGAATTCTCTAAAGCTGCTGCAACTCGTTTCGGATCAGGATGGGCTTGGTTAGTTGTTGTTGATGGTAAATTAGTAGTGACTTCTACTCCAAACCAAGACAACCCATTAATGCCAGTTGCTGATGTACAAGGTCAACCAATTTTAGGTTTAGATGTTTGGGAGCACGCTTACTACTTAAACTACCAAAACCGTCGTCCAGACTACATCAACGCTTTCTTTAATGTGGTTAACTGGGAAAAAGTTGCTGAATTATACGCTGCAGCTAAATAA
- a CDS encoding ABC transporter ATP-binding protein, translated as MHTSKTEEPWMIQVKNLSVSFGDRQVLNAVNFNLKQGETLGIVGESGSGKSITSLAIMGLLSPQATIHPGSEILFQYQNKTINLLQLKTDELRTIRGNDIAMIFQEPMTSLNPSLRCGEQVEESIALHQKLSRSEAKQKVISLFEQVKLPQPERVYKAYPHELSGGQKQRVMIAMAIACEPKLLIADEPTTALDVTVQKATLDLLKELQTTHQMSMIFISHDLGVIANVCEEVLVMFRGDVVEQGHVESIFNAPKENYTKGLIACRPRLDERYKRLPTVNDFLENPNHQSEIYTDDERKAFHQSIYQQEPILEVRNLKKYFYPSSLFGSAKTPNVKAVDDISFKVYPGETLGLVGESGSGKTTLSRTVLLLEQPTSGEIFFRGKDITLLKKEEVRQLRREIQIIFQDPYSSLNPRHTIAQIITEPMGIHGIGTTKKERLATAESLLEKVGLSAADLNKYPHEFSGGQRQRIGIARAFTLKPQFIICDESVSALDVSVQAQVLNLLNDLKTEFGFTYIFISHDLAVVKYMSDQLLVMQHGVLKELDDADQVYAHPTTAYTKELIDSIPKL; from the coding sequence ATGCACACATCAAAAACAGAGGAACCTTGGATGATACAAGTGAAAAATTTGAGTGTTTCTTTTGGCGATCGCCAAGTACTGAACGCGGTAAATTTTAACTTAAAACAAGGTGAAACGTTAGGAATTGTTGGAGAATCTGGATCAGGAAAATCAATTACTTCCTTAGCCATCATGGGATTATTATCTCCTCAAGCGACGATTCATCCTGGTAGCGAAATTCTTTTTCAGTATCAAAACAAGACCATCAATTTATTACAATTGAAAACGGATGAGCTTCGTACAATTAGAGGAAATGATATAGCCATGATTTTCCAAGAACCGATGACTTCGCTTAATCCCAGTTTACGATGTGGTGAACAAGTGGAAGAATCGATTGCGTTGCATCAAAAACTGTCGAGATCAGAGGCCAAACAAAAAGTAATTTCCCTTTTTGAACAGGTTAAACTTCCACAACCAGAACGGGTTTATAAAGCGTACCCTCATGAATTATCTGGTGGACAGAAGCAACGTGTGATGATTGCTATGGCAATTGCCTGCGAACCTAAGTTATTAATTGCGGATGAACCTACAACGGCATTGGATGTGACGGTACAAAAAGCTACCCTTGATCTTTTAAAAGAATTACAAACGACGCACCAAATGAGTATGATATTCATTTCGCACGATTTGGGCGTTATTGCCAATGTTTGTGAAGAAGTTTTGGTGATGTTTCGAGGAGATGTCGTTGAACAAGGGCATGTTGAATCCATTTTTAATGCTCCCAAAGAAAATTATACCAAAGGTTTAATTGCTTGTCGACCACGTTTGGACGAGCGATACAAGCGACTTCCGACAGTCAACGATTTTTTAGAAAATCCCAATCATCAGTCAGAAATTTATACGGATGACGAACGAAAAGCTTTTCATCAATCGATTTATCAGCAAGAACCAATATTAGAAGTTCGAAATTTAAAAAAATATTTTTATCCTTCTTCTCTCTTTGGATCAGCGAAAACACCGAATGTAAAAGCGGTGGATGATATTTCCTTTAAAGTTTATCCCGGAGAAACTTTAGGATTGGTAGGGGAATCAGGTTCAGGAAAAACCACCTTATCCCGTACAGTATTGTTATTAGAACAGCCTACTTCAGGAGAGATTTTCTTTCGAGGAAAAGATATTACTCTACTAAAAAAAGAAGAGGTTCGTCAATTGCGTCGGGAAATCCAGATAATTTTTCAAGATCCTTATTCGAGCTTGAATCCTCGTCATACCATAGCTCAAATTATCACTGAACCCATGGGGATTCATGGAATTGGTACTACTAAAAAAGAACGATTAGCGACAGCAGAATCTTTACTCGAGAAAGTGGGGTTATCCGCTGCTGATTTAAACAAATATCCCCATGAATTTTCTGGAGGTCAACGTCAACGCATCGGCATTGCACGTGCCTTTACTTTAAAACCTCAATTCATCATCTGTGACGAATCCGTTTCTGCTTTAGATGTTTCGGTTCAAGCACAAGTTCTAAACCTTTTAAATGATCTTAAAACCGAATTTGG